Below is a window of Primulina huaijiensis isolate GDHJ02 unplaced genomic scaffold, ASM1229523v2 scaffold207504, whole genome shotgun sequence DNA.
TCTGTACCTCTGTGACAAATTTCTATGATTTGTAAATTCGTTTTTTTCTCCTAGTTGCATACCAAGACTCTTTCTGATCCCACTTTACGATTTGAACTGATCGAATAACTTGTTTGCAGTGTAGGAACTTCCCTTGCCCTTGGACCTAAGTCAATTGTTTTTAAGATATCAGCTTTTAAAGGTAGCAGTAGACATGATGGTTCTGGCATCAGGAACAATGGGTCAAATTCCCTTAAAAATTCTGCTAAAGTTTCTTATTGGCAACACGAGAGTAAAGAATCCTTGGTGGAATCCTCCAAGGTACAGAATGTTGTACCTGCTTCTTACTCATTAGCGGATGAGACTACAACCAGGTCGCAGGCTATACAATATTTGTTCAAGAACTGGTTGATATTACTGCGATTGCCATCACAAACCCAACCAGTGGAAGAAGTTGTCGATGAAC
It encodes the following:
- the LOC140966643 gene encoding uncharacterized protein, with the protein product MVLRGILVGTSLALGPKSIVFKISAFKGSSRHDGSGIRNNGSNSLKNSAKVSYWQHESKESLVESSKVQNVVPASYSLADETTTRSQAIQYLFKNWLILLRLPSQTQPVEEVVDEPSSTSTTELPNTKQKRERGEVLKAVCTPLYLAVNLIYGSEVSKELTQLWFLGPIIVALCVKIFQ